The following proteins come from a genomic window of Azoarcus sp. PA01:
- a CDS encoding glycosyltransferase family 9 protein, whose translation MNAASREPVPRVASIAVLRPNQVGDFMFALPALAALRETYPAARIVYLGRAWHKEFLEGRTPLIDEVVVLPPIPGVGAPPDAVVDEDAVESACEALRRRNFDIAFQFYGGGRHSNPFVRRLGARLTVGVRAGDAEPLDRWLPYVPWHNERLRLLETVGLTGARPVDLQPLLPVLPRDRAELAKRLRLPADRPLVVLSPGATDPRRIWPVEKFAAVADEFVRMGACVVVQGGGPDDRRLSASVVAAMSEPAIDAGGVLTLDGLAALLHRARLVLASDSGPLQMAQAVGTPAVGIYWFVNLLVSGPLTSYQNRCAASLRRACPVCGEDNLTRRCKHDPSFVDDVSVEEVSALALELWKLGEAASSPSRLPAILR comes from the coding sequence ATGAATGCCGCCTCGCGCGAGCCGGTGCCGCGCGTCGCGTCGATCGCCGTGTTGCGCCCGAACCAGGTCGGCGACTTCATGTTCGCGCTGCCGGCGCTCGCGGCGCTGCGCGAAACCTATCCGGCCGCCCGCATCGTCTACCTCGGTCGCGCGTGGCACAAGGAATTCCTCGAAGGCCGCACGCCGCTCATCGATGAAGTCGTCGTGCTTCCACCGATCCCCGGCGTCGGCGCACCGCCGGACGCAGTCGTGGACGAGGACGCGGTCGAGTCGGCGTGCGAAGCGCTTCGGCGCCGGAATTTCGATATCGCCTTCCAGTTCTACGGCGGCGGGCGGCATTCCAACCCATTCGTCCGCCGCCTCGGCGCGCGCTTGACCGTCGGAGTGAGGGCCGGCGACGCCGAGCCGCTCGACCGCTGGCTGCCGTACGTGCCCTGGCACAACGAGCGCCTGCGGCTTCTCGAAACAGTCGGGCTCACCGGCGCGCGTCCGGTCGACCTGCAGCCGCTGCTGCCGGTGCTGCCGCGCGATCGCGCCGAGCTCGCGAAGCGTCTGCGGCTGCCGGCTGACCGGCCGTTGGTGGTGCTCAGTCCCGGCGCGACCGACCCGCGTCGCATCTGGCCGGTCGAGAAGTTCGCCGCGGTCGCCGACGAGTTCGTGCGGATGGGGGCGTGCGTCGTCGTGCAGGGCGGCGGCCCGGACGATCGACGGCTCTCCGCGAGCGTCGTTGCCGCGATGAGCGAGCCGGCGATCGACGCGGGTGGCGTTTTGACGCTCGACGGTCTCGCAGCGCTGCTCCACCGGGCGCGCCTCGTCCTTGCGAGCGACAGCGGCCCGCTACAGATGGCTCAGGCCGTCGGCACCCCTGCAGTCGGCATCTATTGGTTCGTGAACCTGCTGGTGTCGGGGCCGCTGACCTCGTACCAGAACCGCTGTGCCGCGTCGCTGCGCCGCGCGTGCCCGGTGTGCGGCGAGGACAACCTCACGCGGCGCTGCAAGCACGACCCGTCCTTCGTCGACGACGTCAGCGTCGAAGAGGTGAGCGCGCTCGCACTCGAATTATGGAAGCTTGGGGAGGCCGCTTCCTCACCGAGCAGGCTTCCCGCGATACTTCGCTGA
- a CDS encoding carboxymuconolactone decarboxylase family protein produces MRVPSISVLFLFCVPLMATRLDELSERDFPWYVRLVFAYQKRKYGQVLSPMWAWGRQPGIMFVFLLLIGRFKRLASPGPLLRTLLSVRISQLNHCDFCVDFNAHNFLAAQGAHEKIDFIDRWLEHPEVFSDEERAALAYAEAVTLNDEAGTARAMTALKRLFKDDAIVAITAWIGVQNLSSKFNDALSIPMQGFCRVPPRPPPG; encoded by the coding sequence ATGCGGGTCCCCTCGATTTCTGTTCTGTTCCTGTTTTGCGTTCCGCTCATGGCCACCCGACTCGACGAACTTTCCGAACGTGACTTTCCCTGGTATGTGCGTCTGGTTTTCGCGTACCAGAAACGCAAGTACGGGCAGGTGCTGTCGCCCATGTGGGCGTGGGGGCGGCAACCGGGGATCATGTTCGTCTTCCTCCTTTTGATCGGACGCTTCAAAAGGCTGGCCTCGCCCGGCCCGCTGCTGCGGACGTTGCTGAGCGTGCGCATCTCGCAGCTCAACCATTGCGATTTCTGCGTGGACTTCAATGCCCACAATTTCCTCGCCGCCCAGGGGGCGCACGAGAAGATCGACTTCATCGACCGCTGGCTGGAGCATCCCGAGGTTTTCAGCGATGAAGAGCGGGCGGCGCTCGCCTACGCCGAAGCGGTAACGCTGAACGACGAGGCCGGCACCGCCCGCGCGATGACCGCGCTCAAGCGCCTCTTCAAGGATGACGCAATCGTCGCCATCACCGCGTGGATCGGCGTGCAGAATCTTTCGAGCAAGTTTAACGACGCGCTGAGCATCCCGATGCAGGGATTCTGCCGGGTTCCGCCCCGTCCGCCTCCTGGTTGA
- a CDS encoding DUF4112 domain-containing protein, with protein sequence MKARRDAGGAGRDVRGDAARTREKLRALAWLLDSSIRLPGGFRIGVEALIGLVPFLGDAVGVLLSGYIVREAARLGVPRGVLLRMIGNVAIEGLVGLVPILGDVFDAAWKANQRNVQLLERHFDDPVASTRSSRRLVALVIVALLVVMLLFATISAFFVKAILAAAGA encoded by the coding sequence ATGAAAGCGCGGCGCGACGCCGGCGGAGCGGGCCGGGACGTTCGCGGCGACGCCGCCCGCACGCGCGAGAAACTGCGGGCGCTCGCGTGGCTGCTCGACAGTTCGATCCGCCTGCCCGGCGGCTTCAGGATCGGCGTCGAAGCGTTGATCGGCCTCGTGCCGTTTCTCGGTGACGCGGTGGGGGTGCTGCTGTCGGGCTACATCGTGCGCGAGGCCGCGCGGCTCGGCGTCCCGCGCGGCGTGCTGCTGCGCATGATCGGGAACGTCGCCATCGAGGGGCTCGTCGGCCTCGTGCCAATCCTCGGCGACGTGTTCGACGCAGCGTGGAAAGCGAACCAGCGCAACGTGCAGCTGCTCGAGCGCCACTTCGACGACCCGGTCGCGAGCACGCGCAGCAGCCGCCGCCTCGTCGCACTGGTCATCGTCGCGCTCCTCGTCGTGATGCTGCTCTTCGCGACGATCTCTGCGTTTTTCGTCAAGGCGATCCTCGCCGCCGCCGGCGCGTGA
- a CDS encoding PilZ domain-containing protein, whose amino-acid sequence MRRFIRHPVSIPIEVRAGEHAGGELHPAGNVSLGGIEFDSDSAIEPGSLVEVRIPIIEPTFATCGRVAWCRRTGNRFELGVQFLDADEAYRTRMVEQVCHIEEYRRSVQRLEGRELSAEEAAFEWIGRFAGQFPEAGDESS is encoded by the coding sequence ATGAGGCGATTCATACGGCATCCGGTCAGTATTCCGATCGAAGTTCGTGCCGGCGAGCACGCCGGCGGCGAGCTTCATCCCGCGGGGAACGTGAGCCTCGGTGGGATCGAGTTCGATTCGGACTCCGCGATCGAGCCGGGCAGCCTCGTCGAGGTGCGCATTCCGATTATCGAACCGACGTTCGCAACCTGCGGCCGTGTGGCCTGGTGCCGGCGCACGGGGAACCGCTTCGAACTCGGCGTGCAGTTCCTCGATGCCGACGAAGCCTATCGCACGCGCATGGTCGAGCAGGTCTGCCACATCGAGGAATACCGGCGCAGCGTGCAACGCCTCGAGGGGCGCGAGTTGAGCGCCGAGGAAGCCGCGTTCGAATGGATCGGCCGGTTTGCCGGGCAGTTCCCCGAAGCGGGCGACGAGTCCTCGTGA
- a CDS encoding DUF456 domain-containing protein: MELLLLIVAVVAIVAGIAGVILPLLPGTPLVFAGLWLLAWLDAYVRVGGVTVVVLGVLAALAWFVDYLASAFGVKRVGASGLAVTGALVGAVLGILGGFIGVVVGPIIGATVGELIARRSHGQAARAGLAAGLGFVIAIVAKLGITFAMLGIFALAWLV; encoded by the coding sequence ATGGAACTGCTGCTGCTGATCGTCGCGGTCGTCGCGATCGTCGCCGGGATCGCCGGCGTGATCCTGCCGCTGTTGCCCGGAACGCCGCTCGTCTTCGCGGGCCTGTGGCTGCTCGCGTGGCTGGACGCCTACGTGCGGGTCGGCGGGGTCACGGTCGTCGTGCTTGGGGTGCTCGCGGCCCTCGCCTGGTTCGTCGACTATCTCGCGTCGGCATTCGGCGTCAAACGGGTCGGCGCGAGCGGGCTCGCGGTCACGGGCGCGCTCGTCGGCGCCGTGCTCGGCATCCTCGGCGGCTTCATCGGTGTCGTCGTCGGCCCGATCATCGGCGCAACCGTCGGAGAACTGATCGCGCGCCGCAGCCATGGCCAGGCCGCCCGGGCGGGCCTGGCCGCCGGCCTCGGCTTCGTGATCGCGATCGTCGCCAAGCTCGGCATCACGTTTGCGATGCTCGGGATCTTCGCACTCGCGTGGCTGGTGTGA
- a CDS encoding YicC family protein, protein MIHSMTGFAAQTRDLGAVSLHIELRSVNSRYLDLFFRIGDELRQAEPALRERITAKLTRGKVECRLNLQTNGAAPRSLALNTALLDQLRDAEQLVRARLPQAGCLSVNEVLRWPGMLADDGVSFEQLQPALLELAQAALDELAATRRREGDKLAAMIRERLVRLRELVAQAEPRVPVIVSEYQERLATRLRDAVASLDEDRIRQEVALFAHRIDVAEELSRLSTHLDEVERILAAGGAAGKRLDFLMQELNREANTLASKSAATDVTGIAMEMKVLIEQMREQVQNIE, encoded by the coding sequence ATGATCCACAGCATGACCGGTTTCGCCGCCCAGACGCGGGACCTCGGGGCGGTGAGCCTGCATATCGAACTGCGCAGCGTCAATTCACGCTACCTCGATCTGTTCTTCCGCATCGGTGACGAACTGCGCCAGGCCGAACCGGCGCTGCGCGAGCGGATCACGGCGAAACTGACGCGCGGCAAGGTCGAGTGCCGCCTCAACCTGCAGACGAACGGCGCCGCGCCGCGCAGCCTCGCGCTGAACACCGCGCTGCTCGACCAGCTGCGCGACGCCGAACAGCTCGTGCGCGCACGCCTGCCGCAGGCCGGGTGCCTGTCGGTCAATGAAGTGCTGCGCTGGCCCGGCATGCTCGCCGACGACGGCGTGAGCTTCGAGCAGCTGCAGCCGGCGCTGCTCGAACTCGCCCAGGCCGCGCTCGACGAGCTCGCCGCGACGCGCCGGCGCGAAGGCGACAAGCTCGCCGCGATGATCCGCGAGCGGCTCGTCCGCCTGCGCGAACTGGTCGCCCAGGCCGAGCCGCGCGTGCCGGTGATCGTCAGCGAATACCAGGAGCGCCTCGCGACGCGGCTGCGCGACGCCGTCGCCTCGCTCGACGAGGACCGCATCCGCCAGGAAGTCGCGCTGTTCGCCCACCGCATCGACGTCGCCGAGGAGCTGTCGCGCCTCAGCACGCATCTCGACGAAGTCGAACGCATCCTCGCCGCCGGCGGTGCAGCGGGAAAACGGCTCGATTTCCTGATGCAGGAGCTGAACCGCGAAGCGAACACGCTGGCGTCGAAATCCGCCGCCACCGACGTCACCGGCATCGCGATGGAGATGAAAGTGCTGATCGAGCAGATGCGCGAGCAGGTACAGAACATCGAATGA
- a CDS encoding polysaccharide pyruvyl transferase family protein, giving the protein MEDRESGARSARPKATPEPPAAAATDAARVFRVGISGSYGGLNLGDEAILGSIVSELRASLPVEITVFSRNVEDTSRRHKVDHVHAVRQLTRNEARAVVEGLDVFVLGGGGILYDDEAEIYLREVMLAHEAGVPVMIYAISAGPLVRTVNRDLVREALNRAAIITVRDRQGRRLLEEIGVDRDVRVTADPALLLAPEPLPKDALRREGIDHGRRLIGASVREPGPAAPDINIDHCHSLFANAADFIADRLDADIVFVPLERQHVDMQHSYAVLSRMQLVQRATLLKGEYTPGQLLTLMGHFELAIGMRLHFLIFAAIQGVPFVALPYASKVTGLLQDLELEMPPMNDVNTGRLLANVDRSWDRRDVLRRHLEQRLPALQERARENNRLLVALLHAGASMRSLKGG; this is encoded by the coding sequence ATGGAAGACCGTGAATCCGGAGCACGCAGCGCACGCCCCAAGGCGACGCCCGAGCCGCCCGCAGCGGCGGCGACGGACGCCGCTCGCGTCTTTCGCGTCGGCATTTCGGGGTCCTATGGCGGCCTGAACCTCGGTGACGAAGCCATTCTCGGCTCCATCGTGTCCGAGCTGCGCGCCTCGCTGCCGGTGGAGATCACGGTGTTCTCGCGCAACGTCGAGGATACGAGTCGTCGCCACAAGGTCGATCACGTCCATGCGGTGCGCCAGCTCACGCGCAACGAAGCCCGCGCGGTCGTCGAAGGCCTGGACGTGTTCGTGCTGGGCGGCGGCGGCATCCTCTACGACGACGAGGCCGAAATCTACCTGCGCGAAGTCATGCTCGCCCATGAAGCGGGAGTGCCGGTGATGATTTATGCCATCAGTGCCGGCCCGCTGGTGCGCACGGTAAACCGGGACCTGGTGCGCGAGGCGCTCAACCGCGCCGCCATCATTACCGTGCGCGACCGCCAGGGGCGGCGCCTGCTCGAAGAAATCGGAGTGGACCGGGATGTGCGGGTGACTGCCGATCCGGCCCTGCTGCTCGCACCGGAGCCGTTGCCGAAGGACGCGCTGCGGCGCGAAGGGATCGATCACGGCCGCCGCCTGATCGGCGCCTCGGTCCGCGAGCCCGGCCCCGCGGCCCCGGATATCAACATCGACCATTGTCACAGCCTGTTCGCCAACGCGGCCGATTTCATCGCCGATCGTCTCGACGCGGACATCGTGTTCGTGCCGCTCGAGCGCCAGCACGTGGACATGCAGCACAGCTACGCGGTGCTCTCGCGCATGCAGCTCGTGCAGCGCGCGACGCTGCTGAAGGGCGAGTACACGCCCGGCCAGCTTCTCACCCTCATGGGGCACTTCGAGCTGGCGATCGGCATGCGACTGCATTTCCTGATCTTCGCCGCGATCCAGGGCGTGCCTTTCGTCGCGCTGCCCTACGCGTCCAAAGTGACGGGGCTGCTGCAGGATCTCGAGCTGGAGATGCCGCCGATGAACGACGTGAATACCGGGCGCCTGCTGGCCAACGTGGATCGTTCCTGGGACCGGCGCGACGTGTTGCGCCGCCACCTCGAGCAGCGGCTGCCGGCGCTCCAGGAGCGGGCGCGCGAGAACAATCGCCTGCTGGTGGCGCTGCTCCACGCCGGCGCTTCGATGCGCAGCCTGAAAGGAGGTTGA
- a CDS encoding serine/threonine protein kinase, whose amino-acid sequence MPPQANCPLPSGFQLDQYQIERQLSVGGFSIVYLARDRHGTPVAIKEYLPNSLALRKDGELEPQITEENRPAFRYGMKCFFEEGRSLAKLMHPNVVRVLNFFRANGTVYMVMQFERGRTLHDYIHKHRDGVREAFIRAVFARMLNGLREVHSHKLLHLDIKPSNVYLRNDGTPVLLDFGAARQTLLTGQPLLKPMYTPGFASPEQFTNRNALGPWSDIYSVGASLYACVAGTAPPRSDERSRHDTFVPATRAYATRYSAQLLQTIDWCLKLDPLERPQSVYSLQKTLMRRGEEVVPASLFGDLGARIKSFIGRT is encoded by the coding sequence ATGCCGCCTCAAGCCAACTGCCCTCTGCCCTCCGGCTTCCAGCTGGACCAGTATCAAATAGAGCGGCAGCTTTCCGTCGGCGGTTTTTCGATTGTCTATCTCGCCCGTGATCGCCACGGCACCCCGGTCGCGATCAAGGAATACCTGCCGAACTCGCTCGCGCTGCGCAAGGACGGCGAGCTCGAGCCGCAGATCACCGAAGAAAACCGGCCGGCCTTCCGCTACGGCATGAAATGCTTCTTCGAGGAAGGGCGTTCGCTCGCGAAGCTGATGCATCCGAACGTCGTCCGGGTGCTCAATTTCTTTCGCGCCAACGGCACAGTGTACATGGTGATGCAGTTCGAGCGCGGCCGCACGCTGCATGACTATATCCACAAACACCGCGACGGCGTGCGCGAGGCTTTCATCCGCGCCGTTTTCGCACGCATGCTCAACGGCCTGCGCGAAGTGCACTCGCACAAGCTGCTGCACCTCGACATCAAGCCGTCGAACGTCTATCTGCGCAACGACGGCACGCCGGTGCTGCTCGACTTCGGTGCCGCGCGCCAGACCCTGCTGACCGGCCAGCCGCTGCTCAAACCGATGTACACGCCCGGCTTCGCGTCCCCGGAGCAGTTCACGAACCGCAACGCGCTCGGGCCGTGGAGCGACATCTACAGTGTCGGCGCGAGCCTGTACGCCTGCGTCGCCGGAACCGCGCCGCCGCGCTCGGACGAGCGCAGCCGGCACGACACTTTCGTTCCGGCGACCCGGGCCTATGCGACGCGTTATTCGGCGCAGTTGCTGCAGACGATCGACTGGTGCCTGAAGCTCGACCCGCTCGAGCGCCCGCAGAGCGTCTATTCGCTGCAGAAGACGCTGATGCGCCGGGGCGAGGAGGTGGTTCCGGCGAGCCTGTTCGGCGACCTCGGCGCGCGCATCAAATCGTTTATCGGCCGCACTTGA
- a CDS encoding FAD-dependent oxidoreductase, whose protein sequence is MPALSKPSSMRSIPLPPRSAALAAETDVLVVGGGPAGIGAALGAARAGARTVLVERYGFLGGNATAALVMPLMSFHTQQPTFRLQGVTNLLPDDHGPGHSVIAGVLQELVQRLVAAGGARAPTLETGYVVPFDPESFKLVAIEMLDDAGVELLFHALASGLAGTRVRDGVVFETKSGPVVVKARVVVDCSGDSDVAAQAGARYEIGRDPDGLVQPMTLMFRMGEFARAAFAAYAERHPDQWRGVHGLWDLVRKATEAGELELTREDILFFATPHDGEVSVNSTRVTRVLGTDVWDLTHAEIESRRQMRQVVRFLQRYVPGFEKAYALQSGVTIGVRETRRVLGAYCLTADDLLHARKFDDVIARGTYPVDIHNPEGKGTVLKRIPAGEAYDIPLRCLIPQGVDDLLVAGRGISGTHEAHSSFRVMPISMATGQAAGVCAALAARHDQAPRALSVSAVQNELLRQGADLGQRER, encoded by the coding sequence GTGCCGGCGCTGAGCAAACCCTCGTCCATGCGTTCGATTCCGTTGCCGCCGCGCTCGGCGGCGCTCGCGGCCGAGACCGATGTGCTGGTGGTCGGCGGCGGCCCGGCAGGCATCGGCGCGGCGCTCGGAGCGGCACGCGCCGGTGCGCGCACCGTGCTCGTCGAGCGCTACGGCTTTCTCGGCGGCAACGCCACGGCGGCACTCGTCATGCCGCTGATGTCCTTCCACACGCAGCAGCCCACCTTCAGGCTCCAGGGGGTGACGAATCTGCTGCCGGACGACCACGGTCCCGGTCATTCGGTCATCGCCGGCGTGCTGCAGGAGCTCGTCCAGCGCCTGGTGGCGGCGGGCGGGGCGCGGGCGCCGACGCTGGAGACCGGATACGTGGTGCCGTTCGATCCGGAATCGTTCAAGCTGGTGGCGATCGAAATGCTCGACGACGCGGGCGTCGAGCTGCTGTTCCACGCTCTGGCAAGCGGCCTTGCCGGGACGAGGGTCCGCGACGGGGTGGTGTTCGAGACCAAGTCCGGCCCGGTGGTCGTCAAAGCGCGGGTGGTGGTCGACTGTTCGGGAGACTCCGACGTCGCGGCGCAGGCGGGCGCACGCTACGAAATCGGGCGTGATCCGGACGGCCTGGTGCAACCGATGACCCTGATGTTCCGCATGGGAGAGTTCGCGCGCGCCGCTTTCGCCGCCTACGCGGAGCGGCATCCCGACCAGTGGCGCGGGGTCCATGGCCTGTGGGACCTGGTGCGCAAAGCCACCGAAGCGGGCGAGCTCGAGCTCACGCGCGAGGACATCCTGTTCTTCGCCACGCCCCACGACGGCGAAGTGAGCGTGAACAGCACGCGGGTCACGCGGGTGCTCGGTACCGATGTGTGGGACCTCACCCATGCCGAGATCGAGAGCCGCCGCCAGATGCGCCAGGTGGTGCGTTTTCTGCAGCGCTACGTGCCGGGGTTCGAGAAGGCCTACGCGCTGCAAAGCGGCGTCACCATCGGTGTGCGCGAGACCCGGCGCGTGCTGGGCGCGTACTGCCTCACCGCGGACGATCTCCTGCACGCGCGCAAGTTCGACGACGTCATCGCGCGCGGCACCTACCCGGTGGACATCCACAACCCCGAGGGCAAGGGCACGGTGCTCAAGCGCATCCCTGCCGGAGAAGCCTACGACATTCCGCTGCGCTGCCTGATCCCGCAAGGGGTCGACGATCTGCTCGTGGCAGGTCGCGGCATTTCCGGCACCCACGAGGCCCATTCGTCGTTTCGCGTGATGCCGATCTCGATGGCGACCGGGCAGGCGGCGGGAGTGTGCGCCGCCCTGGCCGCGCGCCACGACCAGGCTCCGCGCGCGCTGTCCGTCTCCGCAGTGCAGAACGAACTGCTGCGCCAGGGCGCGGACCTCGGTCAGCGGGAGCGCTGA
- a CDS encoding DUF2254 domain-containing protein: MSRLRWLIIEVGRRLWLRATLFAVAGILTAAAGIVLAPLIPADWPGKIGAASIGNVLEILASSMLAVTTFSLVTMVSAYATASSATTPRVAELLIQDSSAQNALGTFVGSFLFSLVGIIALNAGVYGDSGRVVLFAGTIGIIGVIVLTLLHWIDLLARFGRVGDAIDRVEAAAEHALRARWKHPSLGGRMPIGPPPTVASVTSTRIGYLQHIDVDTLERLACAAGGEIHVDAIPGDFVDTVAPLAWFDFVPDDKFLHAARQAFHVGERRSFDQDPRFGIIVLSEIASKALSPAINDPGTAIATLAALARVLALLTEARDEDSEIFHPHVFIPPLAVEDLFNDAFSPISAAGAGTLAVGIRLQKTLRSLSRLAHPAFRAAARQQSQLALGRARHALPLKEDVAKIEQLAAALG; encoded by the coding sequence TTGTCGCGCCTGCGCTGGCTGATCATCGAAGTCGGCCGGCGTCTGTGGCTGCGGGCAACGCTCTTTGCCGTGGCCGGGATCCTCACTGCCGCTGCCGGAATCGTCCTCGCGCCACTCATTCCTGCCGACTGGCCGGGCAAGATCGGCGCCGCGAGTATCGGCAATGTGCTGGAGATACTCGCATCGAGCATGCTGGCCGTGACGACGTTTTCACTGGTGACGATGGTATCTGCCTACGCCACCGCATCGAGCGCGACAACGCCGCGGGTCGCCGAGCTGCTGATTCAGGACAGCAGCGCGCAGAATGCGCTGGGCACTTTCGTCGGCAGTTTCCTGTTCAGCCTGGTTGGCATCATTGCGCTCAACGCCGGCGTGTATGGAGACAGTGGCCGGGTGGTGCTGTTCGCCGGCACGATCGGAATCATCGGCGTCATCGTGCTCACGCTGCTGCACTGGATCGACTTGCTGGCACGGTTCGGGCGTGTCGGCGATGCGATCGACCGCGTCGAGGCCGCCGCGGAGCATGCCCTGCGGGCGCGCTGGAAGCATCCATCCCTCGGCGGGCGCATGCCGATCGGACCGCCACCGACCGTCGCTTCGGTCACCAGCACCCGGATCGGCTACCTGCAGCATATCGACGTGGACACGCTGGAGCGGCTGGCGTGCGCGGCAGGCGGCGAAATCCACGTGGACGCAATCCCGGGCGACTTCGTCGATACGGTCGCGCCACTCGCCTGGTTCGACTTCGTGCCGGATGACAAATTCCTGCACGCCGCACGTCAGGCTTTCCATGTCGGCGAGCGACGCTCCTTCGATCAGGATCCTCGCTTCGGCATCATCGTGTTGTCGGAGATCGCATCGAAAGCGCTATCACCGGCAATCAACGACCCCGGCACCGCGATCGCGACACTCGCCGCCCTGGCCCGCGTGCTCGCGCTCCTGACCGAAGCGCGGGACGAAGACAGCGAAATTTTCCATCCACACGTTTTCATCCCGCCGCTCGCGGTCGAAGACCTTTTCAACGATGCGTTCTCGCCCATTTCCGCGGCTGGAGCCGGCACGCTGGCCGTGGGCATCCGGCTGCAAAAAACCTTGCGCTCGCTGTCCCGCCTGGCCCACCCGGCCTTTCGCGCCGCGGCGCGACAGCAGTCGCAACTCGCGCTGGGGCGAGCCCGGCACGCCCTGCCCCTGAAAGAAGACGTGGCGAAAATCGAGCAGCTCGCAGCCGCGCTCGGGTGA
- a CDS encoding electron transport complex subunit E: MNIGGIVRDGVWENNVVFSQMLALCPAMAVTTTGTNALAMGLATTAVLVVSNVLVSMIRRTVSSQVRIPVFVVLIATLVTIVDMAMNAWAHELHKILGLFIALIVVNCAILGRAEAFASKNGVAASALDGLATGLGFTLALTAIGLIRELLGSGTLFAQASLLLGPGFAFLEMRVPEYDGALLMILPPGGFAVLGLLLAAKRVFETRRQAVPQVPASVPSA; encoded by the coding sequence ATGAACATCGGCGGCATCGTCAGGGACGGCGTGTGGGAGAACAACGTCGTCTTCTCGCAGATGCTCGCGCTGTGCCCGGCGATGGCGGTCACGACGACCGGCACGAACGCGCTCGCGATGGGGCTGGCGACGACGGCAGTGCTCGTCGTGTCGAACGTCCTCGTGTCGATGATCCGCAGGACGGTGAGCTCGCAGGTGCGCATCCCGGTTTTCGTCGTGCTGATCGCGACGCTGGTGACGATCGTCGACATGGCGATGAATGCGTGGGCGCACGAGCTGCACAAGATCCTAGGCCTCTTCATCGCGCTGATCGTCGTCAACTGCGCGATCCTCGGACGCGCCGAAGCGTTCGCGAGCAAGAACGGCGTCGCGGCTTCGGCCCTCGACGGGCTGGCGACCGGGCTCGGCTTCACGCTCGCCCTCACGGCGATCGGGCTGATCCGCGAGCTCCTCGGCTCCGGCACGCTGTTCGCGCAGGCGAGCCTGCTGCTCGGACCGGGCTTCGCGTTTCTCGAGATGCGAGTCCCGGAGTACGACGGCGCGCTGTTGATGATCCTGCCCCCGGGAGGCTTCGCGGTGCTCGGGCTGCTCCTCGCGGCCAAGCGGGTATTCGAAACCCGGCGGCAGGCAGTGCCGCAGGTGCCGGCTTCCGTGCCGAGCGCTTGA
- a CDS encoding acyloxyacyl hydrolase: protein MNKLFLAGALAAISMGSVSAAHATDVTFAVGQTGDSTMVYRVSTQVDFGSRWLQSSTGHLGGYWDAGYTYWEGDETASNHSLSFSPVFVYEFTGTTFRPYVAIGIGIAAFSSTEVEGNDLGSSFQFEDRLGFGVRFADQELGVRVIHYSNAGLKQPNDGVETYTVHYRLRF from the coding sequence ATGAACAAACTGTTTTTGGCGGGCGCTCTTGCAGCGATATCGATGGGAAGCGTCAGCGCTGCACACGCGACCGATGTGACTTTCGCTGTCGGCCAGACGGGCGACTCGACGATGGTTTATCGGGTCAGCACTCAGGTCGACTTCGGCAGCCGCTGGCTGCAGAGCAGCACGGGGCATCTCGGCGGTTACTGGGATGCGGGCTACACGTACTGGGAAGGCGACGAGACGGCCAGCAACCACAGCCTGTCCTTCAGCCCGGTGTTCGTCTACGAATTCACCGGCACGACGTTCCGGCCGTACGTCGCGATCGGCATCGGGATCGCGGCCTTCAGCAGCACCGAGGTCGAAGGCAACGACCTCGGCTCGTCGTTCCAGTTCGAGGACCGCCTTGGCTTCGGCGTCCGTTTCGCCGATCAGGAGCTCGGCGTGCGGGTGATCCACTATTCCAATGCCGGGCTCAAGCAGCCGAACGACGGAGTCGAGACATACACGGTGCATTACCGGCTGCGCTTTTGA
- a CDS encoding RnfH family protein, with product MKIGVAYSEPSHQVWLNLEVPDGTTVGAAIERSGILAQFPHIDLAVQKVGVFAKVVKLDTPLKHGDRVEIYRPITCDPKAVRKKADADDTSAKSAAIPA from the coding sequence ATGAAAATCGGCGTCGCCTATTCGGAGCCGTCGCACCAGGTGTGGCTGAACCTCGAAGTCCCGGACGGGACGACCGTCGGCGCGGCGATCGAGCGCTCCGGCATTCTTGCGCAGTTCCCGCATATCGACCTGGCAGTGCAGAAAGTCGGCGTTTTCGCGAAAGTCGTGAAACTCGACACGCCGCTCAAGCACGGCGACCGGGTCGAGATCTACCGCCCGATCACGTGCGACCCGAAAGCGGTGCGCAAGAAAGCCGACGCCGACGACACGTCCGCGAAAAGCGCAGCGATACCGGCCTGA